A stretch of the Arthrobacter stackebrandtii genome encodes the following:
- a CDS encoding type IV toxin-antitoxin system AbiEi family antitoxin domain-containing protein, translated as MTTQIERKSPPVVAEIERLGKVARRKDLLSRGCTEWQLKQAEDAGAVRKVGRGYYALPGADPLDVRLAQHQARRTCFSKAAQIGLWVIEEPKITHVAAAHGRPVPGCVVHRVSGPQTLIDILRQCVHCGSEMEALAVLESAVVLKQCTIPQLRAAFSGRKDAKARAIIDMIDPQSMSIIETMARYYLRQEGYNVQCQYRVKGMGDVDMLIEGLLGLETDGVNFHDTQDGWVKDMVRNNMMLIEGLPCLRVTGSMVLHRPELMLDWVRQALATITAQGE; from the coding sequence ATGACAACTCAAATTGAACGAAAGAGCCCGCCCGTCGTGGCGGAAATTGAGCGCCTTGGAAAGGTTGCGCGAAGAAAAGACCTGCTCAGTCGGGGCTGCACTGAATGGCAGCTCAAACAGGCCGAAGATGCGGGGGCTGTTCGCAAGGTCGGTCGCGGCTACTACGCTCTCCCCGGAGCGGACCCCCTCGATGTGCGCCTTGCTCAGCATCAGGCGAGACGCACATGCTTCAGCAAGGCGGCCCAGATTGGCCTGTGGGTCATCGAGGAGCCCAAGATCACGCATGTTGCTGCCGCGCATGGACGCCCGGTGCCAGGGTGCGTGGTCCACAGGGTCAGTGGACCACAGACATTGATAGACATCCTGCGCCAATGTGTCCATTGTGGCAGCGAAATGGAGGCGCTGGCGGTCCTGGAATCCGCAGTGGTCCTGAAGCAATGCACCATCCCCCAGCTGCGAGCAGCCTTCAGCGGCAGGAAGGACGCAAAGGCGCGAGCCATCATCGACATGATCGACCCTCAGTCGATGTCCATCATTGAGACCATGGCCCGCTATTACCTACGTCAAGAGGGGTATAACGTGCAGTGCCAGTATCGCGTCAAGGGCATGGGGGATGTCGACATGTTGATTGAGGGGCTGCTCGGCTTGGAAACGGACGGGGTCAATTTTCACGACACTCAGGACGGGTGGGTAAAGGACATGGTCCGCAACAACATGATGCTCATCGAGGGCCTGCCCTGTCTGCGGGTTACGGGGAGCATGGTGCTTCACCGCCCCGAGCTGATGCTTGATTGGGTGCGGCAGGCCCTGGCGACGATCACCGCCCAAGGCGAATGA
- a CDS encoding TetR/AcrR family transcriptional regulator, whose protein sequence is MAARGSYAKGIAKRDEILTTALRVIAERGYRKTSLRELATAVGLSQTGLLHYFGTKEDLFIEVLRRRDEVDMDAYGVQLNHNDVIRGILDVVRHNTDVPGLMHLYTQFSAEASEETHPAHGYFQERTAFFQQTVADAIKAQQAAGELPGSLDAAHIALMLQASIDGLQSQWLMDNSLDMAAHLSRLWDALVRA, encoded by the coding sequence ATGGCTGCACGAGGATCCTACGCAAAAGGCATCGCCAAGCGCGATGAAATTCTAACCACCGCCCTGAGGGTCATTGCCGAAAGGGGCTACCGCAAGACTTCTCTTCGTGAATTGGCAACTGCGGTGGGGCTGAGCCAAACCGGACTTCTGCATTACTTTGGCACCAAGGAAGACCTCTTCATCGAGGTCTTGCGCCGACGCGATGAGGTGGATATGGACGCCTACGGTGTTCAGCTGAACCACAACGACGTGATCCGGGGAATTCTGGATGTTGTCCGGCACAACACCGACGTGCCCGGCCTGATGCACCTTTACACCCAGTTCTCTGCCGAGGCCAGTGAGGAAACCCATCCAGCGCACGGCTACTTCCAGGAGCGCACAGCTTTCTTCCAGCAGACGGTTGCCGACGCCATCAAGGCCCAACAGGCCGCCGGAGAACTGCCAGGTTCCCTTGATGCTGCGCATATTGCACTGATGCTGCAGGCTTCCATCGACGGGCTGCAGAGCCAGTGGCTGATGGACAACTCACTGGACATGGCCGCGCATCTGTCCCGATTGTGGGACGCCCTGGTCCGCGCCTGA